In Rissa tridactyla isolate bRisTri1 chromosome 5, bRisTri1.patW.cur.20221130, whole genome shotgun sequence, the sequence TATTTTTCATTGAATTTGTCATTTAAATGAGATGTAGTGACCTGAATACTTTCGGATGGATTTCATGCTGCCTGAGAGGAAGATCTCAGTATGTTTAGAAGCACcttttttctaataaaacaaatacatgtgAGAGTTGAGCTTGACTCTGTAATCAGGCCTCGATTAGGATTTTGATACTAATTTGATAGTAATGCATTCCACCTAAAAGTTTGAGAATAGAGGTTTAATGGGTTGGCATACAGAGACACAATTTCTGTTTTTATGTTACTTTCAAGTAATTTCAGGGACTATAAAACTACTTCTGTAGGAATTCAGTTATTTTACTTCTGCTATAACTCAGATATGGAGTTGAGTAGCAAGAGCAGTTTCTATACAAAAGATACACTTTGAGAAGGGCAAAACACAGTCTTTATTTGAAGACTGGACAATTCTGACTCTcctagaataaattaaaaaaggagggataaataaaaaataaaatgaggataTGTTTGAGAAAGGATTAAGCTCTGTGATCTTCAGTCTTGCAAAAACAAAGTCCAACCTAAGCAAAATGCTTGAAGGTTTTTAAGCCCATACCCTGTGGGAACGTAAAAGTGTGAGGATTCAGGTGCAAAAGGAGTTACTTCTCAACAAGTGCGAAGGAAAGCAGTAGGTTACAGGTGCAGAAGGAATTGTATCTCAACAAGGGCAAAGAAAAGTTACTACTAAAACTTCCTCTAGCCCAAGTGAAATTTAGAATTCAATATAAAATGACAGTTCCTGGAAAAGTACTAATGGGAAACACAATATGTTGCTTTTCTTGGCTGacagagcagaaaagaaacttAGAGGACTTactcttgttttttcttaaaggctAAATTGGGAGAAAAAAGGGATAAATGTTGAATATATTGACTGACATATCTTGTAACCTGTGAATACAGCTCAATGTATAGAACAATATGCCTTTTTTTGCTTATCTCTCACAAAAAGTTTAATATTTGCTCTCTTATTTCCTTAATAAGGATGAGTGTTACAGCTTTAAAAGTTTGCGAATGAAATCATGTATTGGGTCTCTGTGTCCTGTGGTCAGCAGCTATAAGCCACTACTCATGTCGGGGTCTGACTGCATTGTACTGATGCAATCGGATTATAGCACCAGGTGGGAGGATTGGTTTTCACTGGGAGAAAGAAGAATGAACTACTCTAATGCACCAGTACAGTGGAGGGCTGAGCACAACAAATAAGTAGCTGTCCtttgaagcttttttctttccatgatcAAACTCCCTACTTAAATGCTTATGCTATACTTAACAAGAAAGCCACTAGCTTTAAACAACTTTCTAATTTACAATACTACTTCCACCTCCCCCCTGCCACTAAGACAGGCAATTTTCAATACAtcattattttagaaaagaaagttttagCAATAAGGCATATTTTATTGTGGAGAGACGTTATGCTGTTtagaaaatcaacaaaacaaacaTATTCTGGAACATTTTGTAATGCTATGTTACTATTATCTGTCGTAACTATTATTATATATACTATTCTCATCAATTTATTGTGACTTGATATTAACAGCGACTGCTAAACATAATTTgcggaaaaaaaaatctgcatgatTTTGTCAATTTGTATTAAATGCTAAGTGAAGCTTTATACAAACATTCTCTTGAACTAATTTTTCAGTAACCTGACCCGTGTTACAACAAAGACATTTCCTGTGGTTACGGTACTGAGTGAATACTGGAAAACTGTAAATTGTTAACATTGATTTTATCAGTTTTCACATCTCAATTTGAAACAGAACAAATGTAAAATATGTAGTTACAGAGTAAATATTCAGTATTATGACTTTTTTCATACTGTAACACTTAAATACCCAGCGCTTGCTAGTAAAATCAGAACTTTCTTTGTTGAGATCTGACTGTACAAACTACATTAAAATGCTAGCTTTAATGGTATAAATTAATGCAACTAAACtaggaaatgcaaaaatagaattGACACTTGTGCTACCTTACCTCCTTTTCTTAAGTTACCTGATTTTACAGTGGCTTTTCTGCCTCTGCAAAAGTTTGGAAGGGCTCCGTCTTTTCCTCAGAGTCTAGAGTGGCAGCTGCAAGTACCATTCTGAATATTATTGTTGGttaaatgcaaatgagaaaaacacaagaaaaggtgCATGTTCACCCGCTGCATGATTCTGCCAAACTGCAGAATCGACATTAAGCAATACCCCTTAGTcctgaaaactcagaaaaaaaaatagtgggaaAGGTGATGGTGCTTTAAAAATACGTACTGTAAAGAACTTGAAGGGGTGCTGTGCAGGTCGtcagttttttttgtttaatgtcCAAACACTTAAGTCTTATTTTAATGACCTGCATAATATTAATGTTATCTGAACTGCACAGCAATTTGTgtactaaaatattaaatactaaatattaaataaaatagtaaaatctGTTAGAATTAGAAAGATATCAGACTAAAAAGTGGAAATGATGTAAGCCAGTCATTTTGAGGGTCTGCCACAGATCAGTGGTCTCTggtttgcagttgggtttggcttggggttttttatgatGACTGCAGTGCGTGCTGCATTTTGCTGGATCTCCCCATGTACACAACTGGACTCACTTCTCAGACATTGTTTTGGTGGTTTCATGACCAAATGCTAAAAGAAATGAACTCAGGAGATTAAGTTCTTTATGGCAACACAAAGCCTGTACACTGGCATGCTGTTAAAAGAAAGTCCAATACCACAGCTGCTCTGtcagaaaaaaagggtaaaataaaGGGCTACTTAGTACCATCATGACATTCTTTGAAATATTCTgtactttttatatatttttgaacAGCAGGTCAGTAGTGTGCTTGATGAAGGCACCCACAACTTTGCTGTCTGTGCATAACCCTAATAATTGACTTTGCTGCTGAGAACCTACATCAAAGATAATTAACTTTCTGGTTCATCATGTGCCTGTTGTCAAATGTGTTTAAAACGTCAGTTGTGGATCATGTCAGATAAATTTCCGTGGGCAGCAAACTTGGCATCAGTGGCAACGGCTTGCAGGAGTCAATTTTGATGACCAAAGATAGCGCGAAAGGGAGGGATGGCAGTCATGCCATCAGCGTGTGCACAACCACCACGATCACAGCAATTGCTGGGAGCTAGATGTTCCTTCTTCAAATCCATGCGTGCACAGATGGATTCAGTCCTGTCATTTGTTCTTAAGGTGACACTCAAGTCACTCAAATGAGGAGTTAAGAGCTTTTCAGTCAAATTAATCATTTGACCTAGAAGCTGGGATAAGATAATGCTTAATGAACATATTAATTAAACTGCAAGCAGATGCTCAGCAAGTTTCCACGTTACCACTGTGGGTTGTGCCTTGCTGTTCTCTTACACTGTctggaataataatttttaaacattatGTGCTCTTTCTCTGAATGCAATCAGGGAAGTTCATACTGTTGCCCTCTTGCATTTGGTAAATCTTAAGGTTGTACCCACACACATcccacttaaaaacaaaagagcatTCAAGGTACCTAACTTCATTATAACAGAtccatggtatttaaaaaaaatactggtaaATATGCTGATTAATCACCGAACAGAAATTAGCTAGGTCttactgtttttctgtcttcatgaaaaattctgaaaaggCTGCAAAGGATTATGCCTCCCTCTGCAATGATTACCACTGAATCGGGAGTTGTAACGAACAGGGTAACTTCAATCTGATCGAGACATCATTAGTTGCAAGCAGTAATTTAAAGCTCGAATCTGTTGTAAGTGCAAAAGCCAGTTTCAGTCCTCTGAGGAATCTATGAATTGTCTAATAAAAAACACAgaggtctctcttttttttttttttttttactgccaggCTGCATGTCAGTACTGCTACTATGGTTGGACTTGAATAGCACTTGAAGTCATCTGTAATTACGAGGCATAGACTCATCTACCATACTCCAGTACTTCCAGgaacattcagaaagaaaaatatacctACAAAACATATTGCTCCCCCCCGCTGCAAACAGACTAGGAAAAGTCAATACTACTATAAGTAGTAGTATGAGGTAATACTACTGTAATTAGAACAGGACTCACTTGCAATACTCCCACTACTGACCATCAATAAAGAGGCATTAATTTCCTCTATGTCTGCCAGATCATTGGGAAAAAACTGAATGGCAGCTGGTGCTGCTTTGCCCTTtacacagagaagggaagaatAAGGTGTGAAAGTCACATTTACTACCAACGTAGGCACTACCTGCACAACCATGGGGTGGTCTGCCGTTTGAACCGTTAAGAATCACAAGTTACTCTAGGAAAAAATGCCAAGGTCAAATCCTACTCATATAGCTGATCCACGTACTGTTGATTTGATATTCCTTATTTTCAGCCTTAAACCAACGTGTGGTGTTTCTAAACATTTAGTCTGTTGCTTTGTGTCAGAGATGCCTGTAGTGATCACTGAAGTAAATCCTGAGCACCAGACACCAGAACTTTGCAATGGCACGAACCAAATAAGTATCTGGTTTTCTGAACAAAAAGAACTGTTGTATAACTTTAAAGGTTCTTTTACACTCTTGTTTCCATCTGATATAGATCAGGTTCTTTGCAGATTGTTTTCTTGAGCAGAAACTGTCACTCTCACAAGCCGTGAAAGGTAACTTGCAACACTCCAAGGTAAAAATTTGCTGcgaatgtttatttttaaatgtgtagaACAAACAATCCAAACTGCCCTCACCgctttgaaaaaggaagaagcatGCAGCTGATGAGTTTGCGAGCATGTTAAGAAAATGGTAGGCCTTTATTGAAAAAACATGTGGGTAATGGCGGTTACCAACAGTGGTACGGCCAGTTGTGCTACTCCACAACTCACTGGCAGAGAGCGCTTCTGCCGCCCTGTCCAGAGACTGGCCCAAGCTGCACCATGCACTGCCACAGTGGGGCAGCTGGAACCCGCTGGCTGATGAGAGCGGAGACAGCAGCAGGAAGACAATCCTGGCTCGTGGGCATGGGACTTGTGTTTTGAAGTGTAGGACAGAAAGAGAGGTCAGGCCCTAGTTTGAGGGTATGGGGAAGAGGATGGAGGCACAGCACAGAATTGTCCAtgcaagagcagagcagctgctgaCTGCACCCGTAACTGCTGCTGTCATGCCAAGGACTTAGGATATCATCATCAAAAGTTCAGCAAATGTAGTTTCTAGACATGCGTCAAACACGTTATGGTCAACAACAACGGAAAATGAAAAGTATACGAGAATGGCATAATTTGGAATtaattctaaacaaaaaaaaaaaaatctgtaacaagTACTGTAAGAAAACTATTTAGGATCTTAACAGCATttgttgtaaaataaatacagtgaaaaGATTAAAAGCACTGTATTAATTTCAGTTTCACTGAGAAGGGTTTAGTCTTTTATACGTCCtctccaaaaaaagaaatctaagctTTTGAAACACGTTCAAACAACTTCTCAAAGAGTCTCCATGTCTGTACATAATTTTTATTGTAGTTATCTTCAAAGCCATTTTCATGAATTAACAACAAACGCGTATGGAAGAGATCTTAAATttattaggtatttttttttacaacttttataagaaacaagaaaaatatgtaCTCAgaaaaactggacacagtgtatcagacagttaattttttcatatttatacttTTAATATATTCAATATTTCTATAAATTAAGATATTTTCATTAATGGAATTTTATAAAAGTTTATCTGCTTCAAATCACTGTGCAATTTTCCAAAACACCATACTGTCTACTGCAAGAAATTTTCACTGGCTTTCTAACAGATTGCTTCATGGTAGGAGACTCCCTATCTGGAATTATTCTGTATTTGATTAAAACCCTATAAACTTCATATGTGTAAGATTTCTGGCCTGCTTAAATTGTTTCAGTTACTGCAATATAAAAGCCTGTTTAAATTTTGTATAATTTGTGGATCTATTATACAATCAAAGTGGCAAGTTTTGTTGTATTTAAGGTGTTGTTTTAAAGTCATTTACTTCACCAGACAATTTTTAGTCCATGTGACTTCTTATATTGAACTCATTTGCATTACTAATTAAAACATTCAGTAGTTATGCATATACTGATAACTCAGTCTCTAGCTTTTCACTGAATGCACAATATTACATACAGAAACTTGACAGACACTCTTAATTattgtcctgatttcagctgagatagagttaattttcttgctGGTGGCTGCTGTGTGTTCAGAGTTGGTGTAAGATGAATGTCAATAATGCAcattattttagttgttgctgttAGGTGAtgtcaaggatttttttcagctccctatagaagctgagaaggaggaCAGACAACagtggaatggccaatggaatgttctgtaccatagacgtcatggtatataaatgggagttggctgggggtgccggggagggAATCCGTGATctctgcttgggacaggctgggcaaccaacCAGGGCATTTCATAACACAAAATCAATAGGTTATTAAAGCCTGCATATACTAGCTACAGTGCATAAAGGAGATATAAGTCATACCATTTTGAATTTTAGcataacaaaacatttatttcatggTGGGTTTTTGAATATGAAAATCCTACTTGCTCTTACAATAATTTCTGCAAAAAGCCACACAACCCAGGTCCTGGTAAACATTCACGCCTATAAATTATATCCATTACTGGAAGAATTTTAATACGGTAGGCTTTTAccaaaaaatatacattttccataaaatcaaaaaataaaatatctgaaaatgttCTGTGATAAATctagaaaaagaggaggaatacAGTCTTAAAAGTTACATTCTGCTCTCACATACACAATTTAAATTGAGGCCAATGCATGGTATTTGTACAGCTGACAGAAGGATTTGACTCAGTCTGCAAGATTAAAatgcaaagatttttaaaagtatgcaAACTCTTATTTCAGGAGTTTAACTTTGTcctttaaaactttaaatttgGGATTGTTATTCACTTTCTTATTAAATATGACTAGAATATCCTCTTCTGATTTGTGATGTTCACCAGCCACTGCGTAATACTGAGCTATAACCTGCACAAAGACAGAGGAACGGTTTTGAGTTAGTAAAGATGATTCTACTTTAAGCAATAATAGATTCATGTTCCTGTATTAAAAGTAGCATGGAATCTATTATGTATTATTTCTTTGCAGAATTAGCACCAAATTTGTTCTGTAGTCCATAAGCAATAAAGAAGATGTCCTTCAGTTGACATTCTGTCAATTGATACTCTATTAAATAATGTCAAACTTTTTTGCTTACGCGGGGCAGGATTTTATGAACTTAAGCATTACAGAAAGAAATGCACAAGACCAAAGGGGATTAAAAAAACATGCTGTACAGTaccttttttcttagttttttaattgaaatttcatTGTCTGGAGCCTGTTTCAGAACAGCTTTGATGGTTCCTTTCCAGTTGAATTTACCTAGAAAATAATTAGGTGTACAACATCATTAGTAAAATAATGCATTTGCAGGTCATATTCTCTAGTAGGAACCAGTCTTCAATCTCCTAATTTTGGAACCAGTTCAGCTAACACAACAGTTCATTGTTACCTTACTGACCCTACAACAGCAGGGTGTCTTAAGCATAAAGTCAGGTAGGCTGTTTCTGAAGATTTTAAGAGGACAGATAAGAGGAACCAACTGAACTCGGGTCAGGAtagtttttatttaacttctgtgCTTCAGCTATTAAGCAGCAATCCTTATGTAATACAGGAATAATTGGGAAGATCCTGTACCCTCACCCTTAGAGCACAAGTAGTGAATTTCACACAGTAGCCAAGTTAGCGGTCATTAATTGGTAGTTTTCAAACAAACAATCTGTATGTTCAAGTACATACATTCCCCAACAGTAACAGTGTGTTGGATGATAGGCCTAAGTGGGTTTATCTAAGCATAAACTGTCAAACACAGCTGAAGTCCAATTTATGATTCACTGAGCAAAAATGGGGATATAAGAGATATAAAGAGATAAAAGAGAGCTGTTATCCTTTTTCCTCTATGTTGGCTAACGTGCATGGCGGCAGGGAAGAGACCTGCTGTGGTGAAACAAGCACGCCAAATTCCTCACTGCCCAGTGGAAGCAAGTGTAGCCAAAGGTTGCCAGTACAGCAGAAGCAACAAATCAGAACTAATAGAGCATCAGGTGTTAAGTGTAGCACAAGCTACTTACTGTCCAACAGAAATGTATACtgaatatacatatgtatatgtatactgAGGCACAATTTATTTCATGCCTTGCTGCAAAAGCCCCGCATTTATATTCTGCACAAGGTCTTTTGCAGAATAGTTTTTTAACTACCTAAACTCTCCCTCTAAGAATACCTTTATCCATTCCCACATTTTCTTCGTTGCCATTGGTGTTTTCTGTTCCCATGTCTTCTGAAATGCTTTcagttttcattctctttcttgtGATATGAGGTTCCTCTAGAGATGGAATTGGataaacacacaccaaaaaattATAAAACTAGAAGAAAAGTTCTGACTGACAGGACTTAAAGTTTCTGTTCTTGTAACACGAGTTTGTCTTTGCTAAGAAGTTCAGACTGTAAACCAcactgttaaaaaataatctaatttgtACATGTAACTTACTACTTAAAAAATACTACTGAAGTAGATTATTGAGCTTTAAGGCATTGACAAAAAGcatcttgaaaacaaacaagaatatAAGATGTAGGATAGATACCTTCTGCATGTTTACGTTTGCGTTTCTTTACGtttgtttcctcttctgtttcagtCTGATGgtcatttccatttatttccaatTCATTCTCCgagctctcctttccttttttggaCTTTTTACTCTTTTTTACTTCTGACTGGTTTTCTAATTTCaagtcttttttctccttctttttattcttttgtctctcttcttttcgttctctcttattctttttcttctcaatttTATCATCTGTGATTCCATTTTCTTCTGGCATTGCTTTATCTCCAGTTTCTGCAGACTGCCTCCCTTCCTGCTGTTTTGGTTTATCTTGTTCCTTTTCACTTGAAATCTTTTGTTGAAAGACAGATTATTACAATTTTTACATGCCTTTTTTTGACATTACAACTTTTCTCTACTACATCATTCATGTAGCACAGTAATGTCCTGTATTCAGTTAAATCGCTTACATGTGGTGACACCAGTTACCTGAGAAATAGCACAAAATAATGTGGCTGATTCTTCTTTTAATGTAACAGCCTAAATGCTAATTACCTTAACATCACAGAAGAAATGTTATCTTACATCGTATATAATTTCCATTTGTAATAATtgtttatgtaattttttaaaatatttgctaaatGTAATAAAGGGAGAGACAACTCTGTTTTACGCAGACAAAAATATAGCATATTACAGCAAGATACAGAACCTATTCCcaaatatatataagtatattCCCAAATATATATAAGTAATAATCTTAGCTGTGCGATCCAATTCCCTGTCTTGGGATATGGCAGGGACAACAAACTATTTTTGGATGATGTCAACAAAGGCAGTGGTGGTTCTTTTAATTGTACTTTTCTCACCTTAacatatttggttttcttttaatgttcCTGGGCTTCTAATAATTTTCTTGTAGAAGAATTAATACATTAATgaacatttttatctttaaactttaattttaataattacaaGTGAAATACGATAACTGAAATGTTAATGTGGCTATCGAGAAAGAGAGCACATGTTTATACAAGCAACTTAATACCAACATCTTTTTCTAATGGGTAATTCAATTAAATTTGAATTCCACTTAAGAACCTCCTTTGAGTACACTTCAAGGTATGTATTACAAGAGTATCTTGAGATGTTTTTAAGAATTCTTAAAAGTGTGTTGAAACGATCTAAGCAAGAAAGTCGTGTTAGGGTATTTTACTTTACTGCTATATTCTATAGAAAATTTAAATTGTTTacttgtgtttaaataaaataattgttcagattcaagatatttaaaaaaaaaaccaaaacagtttaaATCAAGAGGGAGCTCCTTATGGCTACAAAGCCAGACACCTACAAAGGGAGTCTGAGAGGTGTTCCTTCCAGCGTTACTTACTGAATTCCTGCTGTACAATGTTGTACCATTAACTTAACTTACGTTTCTGGTTGCTTCAGAGAAAATATCCCACACCTGGTCTTGCAAAGTGCTGTCACTAATTCTCAAACTGTTCTTCATCCAAttctacacaggaaaaaaacaataactgcatctctgattttttttcttgactacCATATATTTGgttcttgtttctatttttcacttAAGAATCTAATAATTTCTGATTAAGATCTGGTTAGACGTTAACTCTCTATGGATCTATTAAACCTCCATGTTAAATTGTTTCGCATATGCCTGTGTACTCTTACGAGGCTATACCATACCTCTCAATTGTCTCACCAATAGTAATCCAGAAgacataaatatatagaaaagatGATCCTCAACCTTTTGGATACAGTTAGTTATGTTAATGTCCTACCAAACCTTCTGACTGTTCCCATGAGTTAAAACCTTAAGGATCTGATCTTATTTATTTGTGTACTGGACAGATGGTTGTGCTCCTAAATGGATACCTTAgtttatttcagaaaagtaaaGTTTAAGCAAATCTCTCAATGCGAACATTTGAAAGTTGCTGGGGCTATTGCAGGCGTTCctgctgaaaatgaaaacaaagcactaaATTTCTACTTATAATGTGCTTACACTGTGAGCAACAGATCAACTTTCAGGAATGTGTCATTCTAAGTAAAACGTAATGTGAAGATATTTGCATTGCAATGAAAATCCCAGGAAAGCTGCATTAGTAAACTGGAACAATGAACTACAAAAACTTTTGATCTTCCACTGCAACATATCTTACCAAAAAGAAACAGGCTTCTTGACACTATCACTTTCCCTGCTTAGAACATTAATTTTGTAGAAAAGTATTCTAACCTTCAGCTCGCTAGCAGCAATTTCACGACAGCTCTATTAGGTTCTATTTAAATGCTTTGGAAGCAATCATGATCTTCTCTCAGCCTCACAATTTGAGGCACATAATGGGGGAGGAGGCCAGCTTGTCAGTAATTCTTTACTGATAACACATGAAACATTTGGAATTTGTTTTGGCTGTGATGCAGAGTTTAGTGAAGCATCCAGTGTGGGAGATTCTGTGAGAATACTGTGCAACAGGAAAACTCTCAAAACAGTACCTTGCCtttagcaggaaaaaacaaagccacagaaaTAAGAATCCTTTAAAAGTATGTCTAAGAATTTGGACATACAATAGAAattggaaatagaaaaaaagaaagatattaaaaaaatccaagcttCCAACTGGAGATTAAGCTTGAATGGTGAGTGCCCAATTAAAATGGCACAGAGAGTCCTTTTAAGCAAGATGTATTTTACAAACACTGCCTATTTGAAACTCAGCTATTACACCATCTATTTACCAATTCCCAAACAAGCAATTTGTCCCACCTTTGTTCAAAGGGAGTGGCATTTGCAAGAAAGTCTATTTTAAAGCTCACTGCATGGATCACTACAAATCTCTATTGAAACGTACctgaaactttgctttttttcttggaatattATCAAAGACACGCATTTGCTCCAGAATGTTCCGCACTTTAGGGCTTATGTTTGGCTTCTTCATTACTTCATGAATTttctgaatgaagaaaaacagaattaaatcagCAAAGAAGCATAATGATCAAATGATACATGAGAGGTACACAAGTCGGAAACATGTCGGAACTCATCaatgcacatgggaaaaaaactAA encodes:
- the LYAR gene encoding cell growth-regulating nucleolar protein, producing MVVFTCNACGESVKKAQVEKHVNICRNCQCLSCMDCGKDFWGDDYKEHVKCVSEDQKYGGKDFEAKTNKGDAKQQEWIQKIHEVMKKPNISPKVRNILEQMRVFDNIPRKKAKFQNWMKNSLRISDSTLQDQVWDIFSEATRNISSEKEQDKPKQQEGRQSAETGDKAMPEENGITDDKIEKKKNKRERKEERQKNKKKEKKDLKLENQSEVKKSKKSKKGKESSENELEINGNDHQTETEEETNVKKRKRKHAEEEPHITRKRMKTESISEDMGTENTNGNEENVGMDKGKFNWKGTIKAVLKQAPDNEISIKKLRKKVIAQYYAVAGEHHKSEEDILVIFNKKVNNNPKFKVLKDKVKLLK